The Microlunatus soli genome contains the following window.
GTCGGACAGGCGGTTGAGGTAGCCGACCGCTTGGAGGTTGATGCCGCCGGGCCGGTCGGTCCCGGCCGGCGGTTCGCTGCCGAACTGGGTCACGGCCTGCCACGCCGTCCGCTCGGCCCGGCGGGTGATCGTCCGCGCGACATGCAACTGCGCACCCGCACGATTGCCACCCGGCAGGATGAACGAACGGAGCTTCGGCACTTCGGCGGTGAAGGCGTCACACCAGGCCTCCAACCGCTGGATGTAGTCCGCGGTGATCCGTAGCGGCTCGAACTCGTAGCTGTCGGCCAACGGATTGCCCAGGTCGGCGCCGAGGTCGAAGAGTTCGTTCTGGATCTGGGCCAACACGGTGCTGACCCGTTCGGTGAGCTCGCCGGAGGCGAGCGCGACGCCGATCGCGGCGTTGGCCTCGTCGACGTCGCCGTAGGCAGCGACCCGCAGGTCGGTCTTCTCGGTGACCGCCATGTTCACCAACCGGGTCTGCCCGTGATCACCGGTTCGGGTGTAGATCCGGGTGAGATTCACCATGGTGCCACCCTATTGCGCTCGGTCCGGACGGGGCGGCGCGGGGGCGAGGATCGGTACGGTCCACGGCGGATTGCGAAGGTGGCGAAGATCACCGGTTCGACCGACACCGAATGGGTCTACTGTCGTTCTGATGAGAGCCGCGACCGTCCGGGTGCGGCCATTCCGCTTTGAGGAAGTGACTGGTCATGCGGGTGATCCGCCCGTTCGACTCCATCGCGGCGACCGACGTGGAGACCGCCGGCGGCAAGGGTGCCAATCTCGGTGAGCTGACGGCTGCCGGACTGCCGGTGCCACCAGGATTCGTGATCGCCACCGCCGGCTACGACGCCTTCGTCGAACACACCGGTATCGGTGACAAGATCGCTGCCGCGGCCGACGAGGTCGGCGAAGATGATCATCAGGCAGCTGACCGGGCGGCGGCGCAGATCGCGGGTTTCTTCGCCGGTGCAACGATCCCGGCCCACATCGCCGAGCAGATCATCGACGGCTACCGGGCGATGGGTGATCGGGTAGCGGTCGCGGTGCGTTCGTCGGCGACGGCAGAGGACCTGGCCGATGCCAGCTTCGCCGGCCAGCAGGACACCTATCTGAACATCCGCGGTGATGATCACCTGCTGGCGGCGGTCCGCGACTGCTGGGCATCGTTGTGGACTCCCCGTGCGATCGCCTACCGCCGTCGGCGAGGCATCGATCCGCGGACGGTCAGCCTGGCCGTCGTCGTCCAACAGCTGGTCGAGGCAGACGCCGCCGGCGTCCTGTTCACCGCCAACCCGACCAACGGGCGCCGGGACGAGACGGTGATCTCGGCGGCCTGGGGGTTGGGGGAGTCGGTGGTCGGCGGGACCGTGACCACCGACAATCTGACCGTCCGCAGATCTCAGGGGCGTTGGGTGATCACCGACCGTGACGTCGCCGACAAGCAGCTGCAGACCGTACGGACCGAGGCCGGTACCGAGGAGATCGCGGTGCCCGACGGGCTGCGTCGCCGTCCGGTGTTGACCGACACCGACGCGATCGGGCTGGCCGAGCTGGGCGATCGGGTCGCCGAACACTACGGCCGACCGATGGATCTGGAATGGGCGCGCGCCGGGGGTGACCTGTGGCTGGTGCAGGCCCGGGCGATCACCGCACTGCCCGACCCGGTGGGCGATGCACCGACCGACTGGCCGGTGCCCGACCCGAAGCGGGTGTACTTCCGGGCCAGCATCGTGGAGATGATGCCCGAGCCGTTGACGCCGCTCTTCGGTGATCTGATCGAGCCGGCAGTGGTCGGCAGCCTGGGTGAACTGTTGGGCAGCCTGCTCGGACCGTTGACTCCGCATGAGCTGGTCACGTTCCCGACGGTCAACGGCTACGCCTACTACGCCTATCGCTGGGCGGACCTGCTGAAGATGACGGCCCTGTCACCGGCCGCCATGATCAGGATCTTCAGCGGCGGAACCGGCGGTGCCGAGAAACAATGGCGAACGGTCTATCGGCCGCAGTATCAGCAGACGGTGCGCAGCTGGACCGAGAAGGATGCCGCGACGCTGTCAGCCGCCGAGTTGCTCACCGGAGCAACCGAGCTGTTGGCGGCAGGCTGCCGTTATTACACCGGTGTCCAGCAGGTGATCCCGGTCGCGGCCATGACCGAGACGTCGTTCGCCCGGTTGTATCGACCGTTCCGGCGGGCCGGCGATCCGGAGCCGACGACGTTCGTGCTCGGTCTGGAGAGCGCCCCGATGCGTGCCGAACGCGAACTGTACGGGCTCGGCCGGTGGTGCCGCGAGCAACCGGGCCTGCTGGACGCCCTGAGCGCGGTGGATTCCGACGGTCTGGTCGGTGGACCTGCACCCCAGGGCGTCGCGACAGAGGTGTGGCAGCAGTGGCAACAGCGGATCGGTGACTACCTGAAAGAGTTCGGCCACACCATCTCCGACCTCGACTTCAGCAACCCGGTCGCGGCCGACGATCCGTCGGCGGTGTTGGAAACCGTACGATTCCACGCCCGCGACGACCGGCCGCGGGAAGAGGCCGATCCGGCCGTACGGCAGCGCCGGCTGGCCGACGAACGGCAGCGGGCAACCTCGGCCCTGCTGGCCCGGACCGGGCCTGCCCGGCGAGTGATCGGGCCGGTGTTGGCCAAGGCCCAGCGGTACGGCGGCGTTCGTGAAGACGCGTTGGCCGACGTCGGCCTGGGGTGGCCGCGGATCCGGCAGTTGCTGGCCGAGCTGGGCCGACGCCTCGTCGACCACGGTCTGCTCGCGGAGGCCGACGACGTCTACTGGCTCCGGGCCGACGAGATCGGCTCGCTGGTTGCTGTCCTGGACGACGCCGGTGAGCCGTCGGTGGGTCCCGACGAACTGGCCGCAAGCATCGCCGACCGCCGGATGTCCTGGCGCGGCCGACGGACGGTCACGCCGCCACAGATGCTTCCGGTCGAGTCCCGGATGAATCGGATGATGAACCGCTGGATGCCGGCGGTCGAAAGCTCCGGGGACGGCCCCGAGCTGCACGGACTGGGCGCCAGCGGCGGCAAGATCACCGGCCGGGCATGCCTGATCAATGATCACTCCGACTTCGCCGCGATGCGGCCGGGGATGATCATCGTCGCCAAGATCACCACACCGGCCTACACGCCGCTGTTCGCGATGGCCGGCGGGGTTGTCACCGACATCGGCGGTCCGTTGAGTCACAGCTCGATCGTGGCCCGCGAATACGGCATCCCGGCCGTGCTCGGCACCGGTGATGCGACCCGTCGGATCAAACACGGCGACGAGATCACGGTGGACGGCACCGCCGGTCTGGTCACCCTTCCCGACGACGATTCAGCCCCCGAAGACGTTTCAGCTGTTGCATCAGGTCAGCGCGTCGAGGCGGGCTGACCGCGCCGAGGCGTCGGACCGGTCGGCTCGTGACCGCCGTCGAACGGAAAGAGCCACCAGCAAGCAACCGAAGGCGATCGTCGCGGTGACGGCGCGTGCGGTATTCCAGGCCGCCCACCGGGCGGCGTTCAGTTCGGCTCGGAGAGCGGCGAAGTCAGCGCTAGCGGCTGGCTCGTCGATCGTCCGGAGTCTGGTGTTCAGCGGTTCGTTGACGGCGAAGGTGATCATGATCGCGGTCAGATAGGCCACCAATGCCGCCAGGATCCAGGGCAGTGCCGTACGCCGGCCGGTCCGTACCTGCAGTGCCCCGGCCGCGACGGTGAACAGCAGCGCTCCGCTGAACTCGACTCCCAGGAAGAAGGGGTTGTTGATCGAGGCGTCCAACGACCGGAACGCCAGCACGAAGGTGCGGTCGTCGACGTCAGCGAGGCCGGGCATGATCGTGTTCGACCAGTCGGTGAAGACACCGGCAGTGAGTCCGGTGGTCAGGGTGGCGATGATCAGGATCGCGGTGCCGATCGATCCGTTGGTACCGCTGTGTCGTGATGTCATGACTCCAGCAAAGCCGTTGGCCGATGCCGGCGGCCATGCGTCAGACGCGCAGCACCATGTGCGTTCGTTGCTATCCTCGGCCGAGTCCCATCAGCCGGGCGCCGTTGGTCCAGAGCACGTCGCGCAGCCAGTCCCTGCCGAGGTCGAGTCGCTGCAACGATTCGATCTGGTGGGCGTACGGATAGGGGATGTTGGGGAAGTCGCTGCCCAAAACGATCTTGGGTTGCAGGTCGGCCAGCCGCGACCGATAGCCGGGCGGCATCGGCGCGAGCGACTCGACGTAGTCCGTGGCCACCATCGTGGTGTCCAGGTGTACGCGGTCGTATTCCATCGCGAGGTCGGCGAACTCGTCGTACTCAGGCAGTCCGGCATGGGCGATCACCAGCGTGAGCCGGGGGAATCGGGTCAGCAGTCGACGGACCGGTTCGATGCCGGTGTGTACGCCCGGATGTGGTCCGGATCCGCAGTGGATGACAATCGGGATGGCCTTGTCCTGCAGCAGATCCCAGGCACCGTCGAGCAGTCGATCGTCGGGGGCGAATCCACCGACCTGGATGTGTACCTTGAACAGCCGCGCACCGGCGTCGACGGCGTCGCGGACATCGGCCGCTGCGGTCGGCTCGGCGTACAACGTGGCGCTGTGGATCGCGTCGGGCACCCGGGTGGCGAAGTCGGCGCACCACTGGTTCAACCATCCGGCCATGCCGGGCTTGTGGGCGTAGGTCAGGGACGGGATCGCCCGCAGCCCCAAGGCCCGGACGATCTCCAGCCGTCGGTCCTCGTCGTAGCGGTAGCTGATCGGCCACGGCGGACCGCCACGGTCGGCGACGGAGTCGAAGAACGCCCACACCTTGTGCAGCATGCGTTCGGGCAGGAAGTGCACGTGGATGTCGGCCAGCCCCGGAAGGCCGAGATCGGCGCAGAGCCTGGGAACGCCGGTGTCGGTCAGACTCATCGACTCATTCGTCCCCTTCGCCCTCGGCGGCTTGCTGCTCTGCCCCGCGGTCGAGGGCGATGAACGCCTTGCGCAACAGGGCATTCAGGCGTTTCAGCTCGGCGGTGGTCAGCCCGGCGAACAGGCCCTGCTCGTGTTCGCCCCACCGGTGAACGATCCGTTTCCAGGCAGCGCGTCCGGCCGGGGTGACCGCGATCAGCACGCTGCGACGATCGTGCGGGTCTTCGCTACGGGTCACCAGACCGTTGCGGACCAGGCGCTCGATCCGACTCGTCATGCCGGCCCGGGTGACACCGGCTCTGGACGCCAGTTGCGCCGGTGTCGCGGGGACGTCCCGGTTGACGCCACCGATGAGGTGGTGCAGGGTCTTGAACTCCTCGTGCGACAGCGGATCGTCGGCCAGCAGCACGCGCAGGCCGTCGTCCGACAGCCGGGTCAATCGATCCATCCGGACGAGTGCGCCTTCCACTTCCCGATCGAAGCCGCTCTCGGTGAAGAGGTCGGACCACCGGTTCAGATGCTCATCAGCGAAGTCGGTGCGCGCCGTGCGTGTGGTCACCCGTCGCAGTCTGGCATCCCGCGGTGGTCAGTCCGTCGGCAGGCTCGCCGTCTGACCACTGCGAGCAACTAGTCAAACGCCTGATAGTTAGCTATCGTACTAAATTGTGATCATGACGAACAGTCGAGCAGGGTGGGCCGTCTGGCGGCATCGGGACTTCAGATGGCTGGGTCTCGGCCAGGGGTTGTCCTGGCTCGGCGACGCCTTCCAGCCGGTCGCACTTGCTGCCGGAGTGCTGCTGCACGGCGGCAGTGCCACCGATCTCGGCGTCATCCTTGCGCTCGGGATGGCGACCCGCGTCCTCTGCATGCCCGTTGCCGGCGTCTGGGCAGATCGCCTGCTGCCCCAACGGATCATGGTGCTGGCCGACGTCGTACGGTTCGGGTCGGCTCTGGGGATCTCGGCATTGTTCGCCACCGATGGCTGGTCGGTCGGGCCGATCGCTGCACTGACGGTGATCTCGAGTGCCGCCGGCGCGTTCTTCATGCCGGCGTTCATCGCACTGAAGCCGAACCTGGTTCCTGCTGCTGATCGGCAGTCTGCCAACGCGATGCTGACGATGCTGTCCACCGGCGCGATGATCATCGGCTCGGCTTCCGGCGGTGCCCTGGTTGCCTTCGTCGGCTCCTCGATCGGCTTCCTGATCAACGGGGTCTCGTTCGCGTTCTCGGCGTTCTGCGTGACGAAGGTCCGAGTCCGATCGGTGCGGCAGCAGCGCTCCGGGTTCGGGTCCGAACTGCGCGGCGGGCTGCGGGCGATCGCGTCCCGGCCCTGGTTGCGGGCCGGGACCCTGTCGGCAACGGCGTACCACCTCGGCAACGGCATGTTGCTGGTTCTGATCCCGTCGATCGCCATCCACCAACTCGGTGGCGCCGTCGCGCTCGGGCTGGTGGAAACCGCGACCGGGGTCGGCGGGCTGATCGGAGGCATCGTCGCCATGCGGGTCAGGATGACCCATCCGCTGCGGCTGGCCTGGCCGATGTTGGCGATCCTTCCGATCGGGTTGCTCAGCTATGTCTGGC
Protein-coding sequences here:
- a CDS encoding cob(I)yrinic acid a,c-diamide adenosyltransferase, translating into MVNLTRIYTRTGDHGQTRLVNMAVTEKTDLRVAAYGDVDEANAAIGVALASGELTERVSTVLAQIQNELFDLGADLGNPLADSYEFEPLRITADYIQRLEAWCDAFTAEVPKLRSFILPGGNRAGAQLHVARTITRRAERTAWQAVTQFGSEPPAGTDRPGGINLQAVGYLNRLSDLLFILSRIANGTESEVLWKPGGERTS
- a CDS encoding PEP/pyruvate-binding domain-containing protein, which translates into the protein MRVIRPFDSIAATDVETAGGKGANLGELTAAGLPVPPGFVIATAGYDAFVEHTGIGDKIAAAADEVGEDDHQAADRAAAQIAGFFAGATIPAHIAEQIIDGYRAMGDRVAVAVRSSATAEDLADASFAGQQDTYLNIRGDDHLLAAVRDCWASLWTPRAIAYRRRRGIDPRTVSLAVVVQQLVEADAAGVLFTANPTNGRRDETVISAAWGLGESVVGGTVTTDNLTVRRSQGRWVITDRDVADKQLQTVRTEAGTEEIAVPDGLRRRPVLTDTDAIGLAELGDRVAEHYGRPMDLEWARAGGDLWLVQARAITALPDPVGDAPTDWPVPDPKRVYFRASIVEMMPEPLTPLFGDLIEPAVVGSLGELLGSLLGPLTPHELVTFPTVNGYAYYAYRWADLLKMTALSPAAMIRIFSGGTGGAEKQWRTVYRPQYQQTVRSWTEKDAATLSAAELLTGATELLAAGCRYYTGVQQVIPVAAMTETSFARLYRPFRRAGDPEPTTFVLGLESAPMRAERELYGLGRWCREQPGLLDALSAVDSDGLVGGPAPQGVATEVWQQWQQRIGDYLKEFGHTISDLDFSNPVAADDPSAVLETVRFHARDDRPREEADPAVRQRRLADERQRATSALLARTGPARRVIGPVLAKAQRYGGVREDALADVGLGWPRIRQLLAELGRRLVDHGLLAEADDVYWLRADEIGSLVAVLDDAGEPSVGPDELAASIADRRMSWRGRRTVTPPQMLPVESRMNRMMNRWMPAVESSGDGPELHGLGASGGKITGRACLINDHSDFAAMRPGMIIVAKITTPAYTPLFAMAGGVVTDIGGPLSHSSIVAREYGIPAVLGTGDATRRIKHGDEITVDGTAGLVTLPDDDSAPEDVSAVASGQRVEAG
- a CDS encoding anthrone oxygenase family protein, which codes for MTSRHSGTNGSIGTAILIIATLTTGLTAGVFTDWSNTIMPGLADVDDRTFVLAFRSLDASINNPFFLGVEFSGALLFTVAAGALQVRTGRRTALPWILAALVAYLTAIMITFAVNEPLNTRLRTIDEPAASADFAALRAELNAARWAAWNTARAVTATIAFGCLLVALSVRRRSRADRSDASARSARLDALT
- a CDS encoding amidohydrolase family protein, with amino-acid sequence MSLTDTGVPRLCADLGLPGLADIHVHFLPERMLHKVWAFFDSVADRGGPPWPISYRYDEDRRLEIVRALGLRAIPSLTYAHKPGMAGWLNQWCADFATRVPDAIHSATLYAEPTAAADVRDAVDAGARLFKVHIQVGGFAPDDRLLDGAWDLLQDKAIPIVIHCGSGPHPGVHTGIEPVRRLLTRFPRLTLVIAHAGLPEYDEFADLAMEYDRVHLDTTMVATDYVESLAPMPPGYRSRLADLQPKIVLGSDFPNIPYPYAHQIESLQRLDLGRDWLRDVLWTNGARLMGLGRG
- a CDS encoding MarR family winged helix-turn-helix transcriptional regulator is translated as MTTRTARTDFADEHLNRWSDLFTESGFDREVEGALVRMDRLTRLSDDGLRVLLADDPLSHEEFKTLHHLIGGVNRDVPATPAQLASRAGVTRAGMTSRIERLVRNGLVTRSEDPHDRRSVLIAVTPAGRAAWKRIVHRWGEHEQGLFAGLTTAELKRLNALLRKAFIALDRGAEQQAAEGEGDE
- a CDS encoding MFS transporter, translating into MTNSRAGWAVWRHRDFRWLGLGQGLSWLGDAFQPVALAAGVLLHGGSATDLGVILALGMATRVLCMPVAGVWADRLLPQRIMVLADVVRFGSALGISALFATDGWSVGPIAALTVISSAAGAFFMPAFIALKPNLVPAADRQSANAMLTMLSTGAMIIGSASGGALVAFVGSSIGFLINGVSFAFSAFCVTKVRVRSVRQQRSGFGSELRGGLRAIASRPWLRAGTLSATAYHLGNGMLLVLIPSIAIHQLGGAVALGLVETATGVGGLIGGIVAMRVRMTHPLRLAWPMLAILPIGLLSYVWPQRLVVVLICTIAGYLALMFLDVLWETAIQQQVPAEQLARVGSWDALLSWAVLPIGSALAGPLAGAFGIDRVFVVACSAMAVTALLPLLSRSTRDLRSSPATGEEHRPVALPGG